The stretch of DNA ggagcccgacatagccggtagggaggcatctacgacggctcaaagagggtgaagcggcggagctgtggcagacggaagGGAGTGAGacacatacggagggtccgcagcgcagctcagcgttcccggaccgagacatcgatccgcggctgaacagagggtccaggagcgggagcgtgggaaccagagagctggttcagggtgagaaacattgttgccggtagggtgacggaccgagaggacaagagggagatggtccgcggagaggagtgcccgtccctgagagctgcccgacCATGaaggcggctggaggctgcaggctcccgggcgggggggaggagccgcgcgcgtagcctctctctctctttccgtgcctctgcaacaggcagtggagagacgcccgtgggccacctaaggcgctcagggataacaagcaccctcaggcgctcgggcggggctagattaaaactccttgcaatgccagcagcagggaggctgctgagagaaaaaaaaaaacccagcatcaaaaagaaaaaaccccgagagaggcctaactctaagactttctgtgtacgcctgagccaccagcgccctctgcaacagacacctccaagcctgactgaaacaacagtgcgccactgctcactcactcccaggagaaggagccactattgtaccctctccctcccaacacaccgaggcttacagacgaacaataaaggaacctctgctggtcacagaataacgcaaaaaaaaacccaaggcaaggagaaggacacttacagctgagacactaaggaaacagaaatagtagtatcaatacctattgaactggtccattctgggatcagttctggattttttttttttttctttctctctctctctcttttttttttttttttttttttgatttattaaatacgatcttagccctaagggatctacaagttttacaacataattttttaaggatattttttattctttttttttttttttttttgcctttttatatacttctatatctagctaagtttttggtagtacggacaaaatatctttcatactttcctttcatccctttcttttatacacttcttttcctttctttttatttgcatatgtcCAActacactacactcttctgttcccctttcttccagccattttaagtttattttatcttaacatacttataagcaacactatcggtctgctcagactccttgctctattctccagatgatgcactgccttggtattaatattaggctattgtctttatcttagttcttagtacagttgtctaattacattctgagaatctccattctctctggtggtactccagctcatttctatatttgatcctagcttacaaaatctccctggattgatgtttgtatgtgtagggtgttatttgttgtttgtttgcttttgcttttgtctctgatttgttctgtttcagttgtcaatttctgctgggtttctcttggaatatctgatagcacactggggttccgtcaggtctttctagagccttatgtcctaacggattcaataattgtgtgtcttatacatgtatgtgtttcctagactgaatattcgtttaatccaatacttggacattagtctgaggcttggacagtcttctataaacacctctatcaccaggacaagcaaccccaaaagcttggacaaccatgaggaaacaaagaaaccccatgaaggcaaaggagcaggaaaaaaacccacaagaccaaataaatgaggaggaaataggaaaaatgcctgaaaaagaatttagagtcatgatagtaaaaatgatacaaaatctcggtaacaaaatagagaaagtacaagaaacagttcataagaactcagaaaaacaaacaacaatggataacaaaataactgaaattaaaaatactctagatgctatcaccagcagaatgactgaggcagaaaaacgaataagtgagttggaagatagaatgggagaaataaatgccacagagcaggaaaaagaaaaaaaaataaaaagactagaagacagcctcagagacctcagtgataaccttaaatgtaccaaaattcgaattataggcatcccagaagaagaagaaaacaagaaagggtctgagaaaatatttgaagaggttctagtggaaaacttccccaacatgggaaaggaaataattcaccaagtccaagaagcacagagagtcccatacagaataaacccaaggagaaatacaccaagacacatattaatcaaactaacgacaattaaacacaaagaaaaaatattaaaagcagcaagagaaaagcaacaaacaacatataagggaaaacccatcaggataacagctgacctttctacagaaactctgcaggccagaagggaatggcagaatatactgaaagtcctgaaagagagaaacctacagccaagaatactctacccagcaagaatctcattcagatttgagggagaaatcaaaagctttccagaaagcaaaagttaagagaattcagcaccaccaaaccagccttacaacaagtgctaaaggaacttctctaagtaggaaacacaagaaaaggaaaacacctacaaatacaaacccaaaacaattaagaaaatggtacttggaacacacatgtcaataatcactttaaatgtaaatggattaaatgctccaaccaaaagacacagactggctgaatggatacaaacacaagacccttctatatgctgcctacaagaaacccacttcagaccaagggatacatatagactgaaagtgaagggatggaaaaagatattccatgcaaatggaagtcaaaagaaagctggagtagcaatactcatatcagacaaattagacttgaaaggaaagactattaaaagagacaaggaagggcactacataatgatcaagggatccatccaagaagaacatatcacaacggtaaatatctatgcccccaatataggagcacctcaatatataaggcaaatgctaacagctataaaaggggacatcgacagtaacacaataatagtgggagacttgaacaccccacttacatcaatggacagatcatccaaacagaaaataaataaagacacacaagctttaaatgacacattagaccatctcgacttcactgatatttataggacattccatccaaaaacgacagactacactttcttctcaagtgcacacggaacattttccaggatagatcacatcttgggtcacaaatcaaacctcagcaaattcaagaaaagtgaaatcatgtcaagcatcttctcagaccacaatgccatgagactagatatcaattacaggaaaaaactgcaaaaaatacaaacacatggaggctaaacaattcactcttaaacaaccaaggaatcactaaagaaatcaaagaggaaatcaaaaaatatctagaaacaaatgacaatgaaaacacaacaacccaaaacctatgggacgcagcaaaagcagttctaagagggaagtttatagcaatacagtcctaccttaagaaacaagaaaatgatcgaataaacaacctaaccttacacctcaaacaactagagaaagaagaacaaagaaaccccaaagtgagcagaaggaaagaaatcgtaaagatcagagcagaaataaatgaaaaagaaaggaaagaaaccataagaaaaataaataaaactaaaagctggttctttgagaagattaacaaaattgataaaccattagccagactcatcaagaaaaaaagggagaagatgcaaatcaacagaattagaaatgaaaaaggagaagtaacaacggacacctcagaaatacaaaagatcatgagagactactacatgcaactatatgccaatcaattggataacctggaagaaatggatacattcttagaaaaatataatcttccaagactgaaccaggaagaaatagaaaccatgaacagaccaatcacaagtacagaaattgaggcagtgattaaaaatctcccaacacacgaaagcccaggaccagatggattcacaggcgaattctatcaaacatttcgagaagagttaacacctatccttctcaaactcttccaaaatattgcagaaggcggagcactcccaaactcattctacgaggccaccatcaccctgataccaaaaccaggcaaagatgtcacaaaaaaagaaaactacagaccaatatcactgatgaatatagatgcaaaaatcctcaacaaaatactagctaacagactgcaacagcacattaaaaaaatcatacaccacgatcaagtggggtttatccctgggatgcaaggattcttcaatatacgcaaatcaatcaacgtgatacatcatatcaacaaattgaaggataaaaaccatatgatcatttcaatagatgcagaaaaagcttttgacaaagttcaacatccatttatgataaaagctctccagaaaatgggcatagaatgaaattacctcaacataataaaagccatatatgacaaaccaaaagccaacattgttctcaatggagaaaaactggaagaattccctctaagaacaggaacaagacaacggtgtccactctcaccactgttattcaacatagttttggaagttttaggcacagcaatcagagaagaaaaagaaattaaaggaatccaaattggaaaagaagaagtaaaattgtcactctttgcagatgacatgatattatatatagaaaaccctaaagactctaccagaaaactgctagcactcattgatgagtttagtaaagtagcaggatacaaaattaatgcacagaaatctcttgcattcctatacactaacaacggaagagcagaaagagaaattaaggaaactctcccattcaccattgcaacaaaaagaatcaaatacctaggaataaacctgcctaaggaggcaaaagatctgtatgcagaaaactttaagacattgatgaaagaaatcaaagatgacacaaacagatggagggacataccatgttcctggactggaagaatcaacatcgtgaaaatgactgtactacccaaagcaatttacagattcaatgcaatcccgatcaaattaccaatggcatttttcacagaactagagcaagaagtcttacgatttgtacggaaacgcaaaagaccccaaatagccaaagcaatcttgagaaggaaaaatggagttggtggaatcaggcttcctgacttcaaactatactacaaggccatagtgatcaagacagtatggtactggcacaaaaacagaaatatagatcaatggaatagaatagagaactcagaagtaagcccaaacacatatgggcaccttatctttgacaaaggaggcacgagtatacaatggaaaaaagacagcctcttcagtaagtggtgctgggaaaattggacagcaacatgtaaaagaatgaaattagaacacttcctaacaccatacacaaaaataaactccaaatggattaaagacctacatgtaaggccagacactataaacctcctagaggaaaacataggcagaacactgtttgacatacatcaaagcaacatccttttggacccacctcctagaatcatggaaataaaatcaagaataaacgaatgggacctcatgaaacttaaaagtttttgcacagcaaaagaaaccataaacaagactaaaaggcaaccctcagaatgggaaaaaataattgcctatgaaacaacggacaaaggattaacctccaaaatatacaagcagctcaggcagcttcataccaaaaaagcaaataacccaatccacaaatgggcagaagacctaaatagacatttctccaaagaagacaaacagatggccaacaaacacatgaaaagatgctcaatatcactaatcatcagagaaatgcaagtcaaagccacaatgtggtatcacctcacaccaatcagaatggctatcatcacaaaatctggaaaccacaaatgttggagagggtgtggagaaaagggaactctcctgcactgttggtgggactgtaagttggtacagccactatggaaaacaatttggaggttccttaaaaaactacaaatagaactaccatatgatccagtcatcccactcctgggcatatacccaaagaaaaccataatcccaaaagaaacttgtaccatcatgtttattgcagcactatttacaatagccaggacatggaagcaacctaaatgcccatcaacaaataaatggatacagaagatgtggcatatatatacaatggaatattactcagctataaaaagggatgagatggagctatatgtaatgaggtggatagaactacaatctgtcatacagagtgaagtaagtcagaaagagaaggacaaatattgtatgctaactcacatatacggaatctaaaaatggtactgatgaactcagtgacaagaacaaggaagcaggtacagagaatggactggagaactcgaggtatgggagggggcagggagggaaggggaaactgagaagaagcgagagagtagcacagacatatatatactaccaactgtaaaatagtcagtgggaagttgttgtataacaaagggagtccaactcgaggatggaagatgccttagaggactggggcagggagggtgggggggactcgagggggggcgtcaaggaagggagggaatatggggatatgtgtataaaaacagttgattgaacctggtgtacccccaaaaaataaaaaataaaaaaaaaaattaactcaaaaaggatcatagacctaaatatatttatagcatatgattttttctggaaaaatgttCCATATGTTCCTTGGAAGAATGCCTCTTCTATTGTTTTTGGGTAGAGTGTTCTATTGATGTCTTTTAGGTTTAGTTGGTTTATAGCATTGTTCAAATCTTCTGTTTTCTTGTGCTTATTCTGTCTAATTTCTCTATTCATTATTGAAAATATGgtattaaaatttctaaattttattgttgaattgtttattcttccctttagttctgccagtttttgctttatgCATTTTGAGATGCTGTTGTTAGGTGTATATATGGTCATAATTTTTATACCTTTCTGGTGGGTTAATCTTTTATCATTATGGAACTCCCCCTTTATCTCTcgtaacttttttgttttaaaattaattttgttagatATAGGCATAGCAACTTCAGTTCCCTTTTGTTTATACTtttcatggtatatcttttttgaacttttactttcaacttctttgttttcagtggacagttcttttttataattttaatatctttaaactttattttttaaatgatgatataATACAATTcactttttcccttatttttgtaCAGCTCTATGAATTTTAACACGTGTACTTATGTGTAACTATGCCCATAATGGGATAGAAAATAACTTCATCACCCCTCACAACTCCCTTGTGGTATTTCCTTATAGTCATTCCCTTACTGCAAACCCAGTCCCTAGCATATAATGATATTCTTCCTAGTGGAGAGTCCTTATTACATTGTCATATGTTAGGGATTCATGCTACCTTTGTTTTGTTGATTAATCACTGCTGatagactttttttctctcttcctttttttttcttctgaggcttTGTATTGAGTTATGTAACCACATTAAGTTACAGAGTTAACTTAATGAAGAGTTAAAGGCAGAAGGGGATCATTTTCTGGGCTGCAATGTTAATTAGAGTCATGTAAATGTAGAAGATTTAAAAGAGTGGACCTCAAACTAAGATGAAGCTGAAGCGTCTTACTTAAGAGCTAATACTTTCCACTAAATCTGGGAACACTACTAAGCATTGCTATATTACCTGCTCTGCATAATAGCCCAGAAATTCAAGGTCTTTGGTGACAGCTGAGCACCAATGACGAAATTGTAAATGCCTGAGTATGCTTGGTGTTCTGCCTCATCCTCTCCTTCCCTAACTGGCTCTGGAAAGCAATCAGAATGTAACAATCGGAGTTCTGGGATGTTCCTGAGTGGGGCTGATCTTTGTATCACTGTTAATCCCTGTCCTCTCTTTTCAGAGACAAGAGATTAAGTTAAAACTGGACAGACTCACATCTTTTCTGGGACACAGGGCTGAGctgcttttccttctttgcaAATTCAAATGATTTTACAGGATTTCCCCCTCCTcaaccctccctccccttccatcCTGACCTTCACACCTTCCAACATTAGGGAAAGCCAGGAAGTTTTCCCTGTGGTTTTTTCATTGTGACGACATGATGGGGCAAGTTAATCAATGGGGAAAACCCCATGTGAGAACACGCCTTCTGTGTACATTCCCAATATTTGCTATAAGTAGGGCCATACCAAGCACAGGCTGCTACCAAACATAACAGCTCTCCCAGGGCACTAGTTACCCAGCACTGAGACTTCTATTCTTTGAGCTGAAAATGATGTGCAGTAGCAAGAGTTTGCTCCTGGCTGCTTTGATGTCAGTGCTGCTACTCTACCTCTGCAGCAAGTCAGAAGCAGCAAGCAACTTTGACTGCTGCCTCCGATATACAGAAAAAATGGTTCATCCCAGACTTATCGTGGGCTTCACACAGCAGCTGGCCAATGAAGCTTGTGACATCAATGCAGTCATCTTTTACACAAAAAAAAGATTAGCTGTGTGTGCAGATCCAAAGAAGCATTGGGTGAAACAAGCTGTGCATATCCTCAGTCAAAGAATTAAGAAGATGTAAAAGTGGATGCTCCCTGGAATGGAATCGGGCAAAGACCAAGAATGAAAGGAACCTAGCTGAGTTGGCAGTTTCACTTACACGCTGTTGAAGATTCAGAGCTTATCTGATTTGTGTCTCATTGGACTTGTCCAATTAGTGAAGTTGATTCATATTGCATCACAGTTTGCTTTGTTAAGCATCACGTTATACtctattttatgttatgttatttatatatgttttgctATTTAATACTAGTTTTCCATAAGCTATTTGGTTTAGTGTGAGGTATAAAGTTATGCTTGAAGGAACAAGACAGATGGACTTTTTTTGCAAGCAgaaggctatttaaaaaaaatttaaccctTTTCTGTTTATATAGTTCTGTTTCCTAAATTGTTGTAATTACcttgtaaaaaagaagaaagagaaaaataaatattgaaaataaaagaaaaaaaaaattagtgctcAGAAGTAGGGGTTACCATAACAAAAATCTGAAATTTGTTACATTGGCTTTGGGATTGGTGGCAGATGGATGCCACTGGCCAAGGCTAGACGGCACCCAAATTGTTGATGAAGGCTGGCAAGGGGACTGCTGGAGTGTGGAGAAAGGGTAATTTGTGTTATGTATTAGTGAACAGTTGGCAAAATCATCATCTGTGGTAACTTAGCTGATGGAATTCAGCTAAGGAGGACTCTAGACACGATGTGGCATGGATCaatgtgtgtttctatttattATAAAGTGCTGCGTGTGATGAGctcaaaaagaaaactttcagttTTCCAATAGAGTAGACAGGCGGTATGGAGAGTCTTAGCATTTACTAGTTTGGAAAATAACACTATTCTTATTTCTAGACACTCCAGGTTGcaagaaaatttcaaaacaagaaaTAGCTTCTCTGGAAACCTTGGTATGGCCaatctactgtataacacagggaactctactcagtactctaaTTACCAGAAAGATTTAAGATGATGCCAAGCAAACATTCACGACCaggtgaaaatattttgagaatattaAGGATGTTGTTCCACAAAAACCAGAAATACTGCCCCGAGCAGAAAGAGGCCAGTTTTCAGAAGAATTCTTTTGGAATGACTTATATCCTGATACAAGAAAGCCCTCCATGTTCATATGGAGTTTTACAAATTGGACTAAAGGGAACCAAGAAAGTTTGTAATGGAAAGAAGACTTTGGGTCCTCAAGCTTCTATGAGCtggaaactgcctgggaaagctatttcttagaaatatgaaaatgtctCAGCCTTCAAAGCAAAGGCCCAGATGACCTGCCAGGAGCTAAGGGAAACCAGGAATCAGAGGACCATGTTCGAGTATGAGAATTTCACTCTCATCAAGAAACATCTCCTTAAAGTAGGAGGATCTGGCTCCAGGTGCCTGACTGGGTTTCAGAGCTGCCGCGCACCAGTTCACTGCCCTTGTGGAAGACAGTGATGCCTGGTGGGCATCTCAGCTGAAGCCCCAGGGGAATGAGAGCacaagaagcagaaacagacagaCTCAGCTTATGCCCTCAGAGCAACCAGCAGAGCCACCGCTATAGCACATTTATTTACTACTTCCTTAAACTGTACCTTTCTTTGTTCCTATCAATAGCCCTCTAAAATGTAATGGTTATTTAATAGTTCAAGCAATCCTTCATGCTCACTGCCATACTTAGTATTTCCTATGTTTCCCTGTCCGATCATCCAAAGACGGTTCTTCAAATGTAGTTAAGTGTTACATCATGTACACATCTTCTTTGACTTTGTAACCCACCCATTCATTGAAATAGATCTGACACGTTGATAATCACTTTTGCTGTCTGGTGAAACATATAATCATATGAGAAATATGAATATACAGTTTGTTGAATTCATAACCTTTGAATTAGTGTCAATAAAATACCTACTCTTGAACAGGAGGTTAAAGGAACTCTTTTGAGATAAATCTGCTGCATTCTTCTTGTAACATAACTACATTGTCTTAAATTACCTTTTTGCCATGTGCTGAATaaggttctttctctcttcatgcAATTAGCTCTACTTTTGATTTGACTTGGACAATGATAAAAGAGTCATGTTTCGGGATTTCAAACTCTCAGTCTTTTTCCACGCTGCTTATATTGAGAGGATTTTTATGTCATCAGTTGTCTTAACTGGCTGTATGTTGATGATATTTAAGCACTGAAGAAATACTTAAGAAAGCACTTGTTTTAGAATCTCTACAGTGTAAAACTACTGTCTACTGCAGTCCATTCCttccataaagaaaaaatttcctttaataaGAACAATAAGTAAGTTGCAAGCTGGTAAAAACCATTTTTCAACCAAGTAAATCATGGCAATGGAAGTAAATTCTTACATGGTTGGTGAAATATATTGTTTATAGTAAGACAGATGCTTTCgcaagcttatttaaaaaaaagaggcagcCTTTTTTTTGCTCCTACTGATGGGTTTGTCCAACCATAAAAGATGCATTTCCTTGTATTTACCATTTCATTCTGCTGATTATTATCAACACAGTGAACTGGTAAATGCGAAttctaatttgaatatttttgagagcaaattaaaaacaaagtttgattttttttaggtcattaaaatgaaatgcaaaatacaGCTTGTAAAATTACTTCattaaacaaaaaagagataaaacatCACATACAAAGAGGCAGTGAAAGTGGAAGCTTAtgagactatactacacaaatgtaaatgaaataactGTGTAGATTTTCAATCTCAGAATGAGTAGCAGAAGATAGCCACTGAAATGTTGGGGGGCTGTTAAGAACAGACAAAGTACGGCTTCCACCAACAGGTAGTTTATATAATGCCTTTCAATAGTTGTAATACAACGATCAaatgttttgaagattaatcttcaactgtaaaataaaagcaTCTAAGAAGAAAAAGGTCAGCAGAAAATTCAAATatcaat from Hippopotamus amphibius kiboko isolate mHipAmp2 chromosome 10, mHipAmp2.hap2, whole genome shotgun sequence encodes:
- the LOC130829711 gene encoding C-C motif chemokine 20-like; the protein is MMCSSKSLLLAALMSVLLLYLCSKSEAASNFDCCLRYTEKMVHPRLIVGFTQQLANEACDINAVIFYTKKRLAVCADPKKHWVKQAVHILSQRIKKM